TCGGCGATTCGGGCATCGCTGGCATCCAGGCGGGCCAGCGCAGATGCGGCCTCGTCTCGGTATGCCAGCACCGCCTCCACGGTTTCGCCGTACTTCCGCCGCAACCGGCGCAGCATGTCCAACCGCTCCTCGACGCGGGCCAGCTCCTCGGGGTCGGCCTCTACGCCCTGCGAGTAGCGCGCCAGCTCGTGCGCAACATCGGCAAGCTCTTCGGAGATCGCCCCGATCCGCGCGGCCAGCGCTCCCAGCGCGGGATCCAGACCCGCGGCCTCCCGCAGCGCGCCGCGTGCCTGCCCTATCCGGTCCACCGCGGCCTGCCCTTCGGCTTCGTAGAGGCCGGCGTAGGCCTCGGCCGCGGCACCGGAGAGGCGTTCCGCGTTGGACAACCGGAGCCGCTGGGAGGACAGCTCCTCCTCCTCACCCGGCTGCGGCCGGGCCGCCTCGATCTCGTCCACCTGGTAGCGGAGCGTCTCGATCTGACGGAGTCGGTCACGCTCGCCCTCGACCAACGCCTGCTGCTCCGCGCGCAGAGCAGACCGCCGGCGCACCATCCCGCCCACGACGGCACGCAGATCCTCGACGGCGTCGCCGCCGAAGGCATCAAGCAGCCCCAGGTGGGCCTGGGGCCGCAACAGCCGCTGGCCTTCGTGCTGACCCGCGACCTCAACCAGCAGATCTCCCACCTCGCGCAGCATCCCCACGGTGGCCGGGCGGCCGTTTACCCACGCGCGCGAGCGTCCCTCCGGCGTGATCTCGCGCGCGACCACCAGCTCGTACGCTTCCCCGCTCTCCCGGGCGCCGCTGTCCCCGGCGAGACCGTGCTCCTCCAGCCACAGCCCGACCGGCCCTCTGGCCTCGATTACGAATCGCGCCTCTGCCCGCGCGGCTGGGGCACCGGTCCGGATCAAGTCCGCGGCGGCGCGCGCGCCCAGCACGGTGGTCAGCGCGTCCACGATGATGGACTTGCCGGCGCCCGTCTCCCCGGTCATCACGTTCAGGCCAGGACCGAACTCGATGGCCGCGGACTCGATCACGGCGAACTCCTGAATCCGCAGCTCCAGCAGCACTAGCGCTCTCCCCACCCCAGCTTCGTCCTCAGGACGCCGTAGAAGCTCCGGGTACCCAGCCGTGCGAGCCGGGTGCGCAGGGCCGCGCGCCGGATCACAACCCGCTCCCCCTGACCCAGCGGGTGGCTCTCCTGACCGTCCACGTTCAGCCGCACGTCCTCGGTGGCAGCCGCGGTCTCGACGGCAATGGTGGCATCGCCCGAAACCACCACAGGGCGCGCGGTGAACGTGTGAGGGCAGATGGGCGTTATTACGATCACGTCCACCTGGGGATGGACGATGGGGCCGCCCGCCGATAGCGAGTAGGCCGTGGAGCCAGTCGGCGTGGCCACGATCACCCCGTCGGCCGGATAG
Above is a window of Armatimonadota bacterium DNA encoding:
- the recN gene encoding DNA repair protein RecN, with the translated sequence MGRALVLLELRIQEFAVIESAAIEFGPGLNVMTGETGAGKSIIVDALTTVLGARAAADLIRTGAPAARAEARFVIEARGPVGLWLEEHGLAGDSGARESGEAYELVVAREITPEGRSRAWVNGRPATVGMLREVGDLLVEVAGQHEGQRLLRPQAHLGLLDAFGGDAVEDLRAVVGGMVRRRSALRAEQQALVEGERDRLRQIETLRYQVDEIEAARPQPGEEEELSSQRLRLSNAERLSGAAAEAYAGLYEAEGQAAVDRIGQARGALREAAGLDPALGALAARIGAISEELADVAHELARYSQGVEADPEELARVEERLDMLRRLRRKYGETVEAVLAYRDEAASALARLDASDARIAEIAAEMEVLEQDLVRRCEQLTWLRREAASRLEAGVEQALRSLEMASTRVIVALGSDPDPGGLLLGDRRVAVGPDGVDRVEFLLAANPGEAPRPLARIASGGELSRIMLALRHVLAEAGAVPVFICDEVDAGVGSRAAGSVGGLLAAVGRKRQVLCVTHLPQVASLADRHHWVSKETSGGRTRVRVRALGPQERVEEVARMLGGRRPTQIAREHALELLRRGGRS